The following proteins come from a genomic window of Populus nigra chromosome 6, ddPopNigr1.1, whole genome shotgun sequence:
- the LOC133697570 gene encoding ATP-dependent DNA helicase homolog RECG, chloroplastic isoform X1, which produces MAPTLSAMGSFRICCSGKWPTTIVFFKAERGYRSALSRNMRFNNFVFRISKLPSCSKHTFVERLFKQAGKHGEQSISNRSKLLNRVQALMDYDGFHDLIENETAAKQFRVNAKDDTDDFDVSLACKRFPSIVLGSSPPVELYDESEINSLLAAKILEGFLPNAMGVKCVDPDTLHEQLASPYTENVNSSMPKELRGESSYILSEFREENTYTSKEIKEENLHSLPLYSPDMTLETEEKIVPKIGMEEYTTKVELESQVNLAYLDKPISCLPGLSTRQRRQLENCGFYTLRKLLQHFPRTYADLQNAHFGIDDGQYLISVGKVTSSRAVKASYSLAFAEVIVACDIINNESKHLIDDNNTGGKKTIYLHLKKYFRGTRFTCLPFLKKVEAKHKVGDVVCVSGKVRTMSTKGDHYEIREYNIDVLKDTEDSSSIVEGRPYPIYPSKGGLNPDFLRDTISRAVRALLADVDPIPKEIIQDFGLLRLHEAYIGIHQPKNADEADLARKRLIFDEFFYLQLGRLFQMLEGLGSRMEKDGLLDKYSKPELNAVYVEDWSNLTKKFLKALPYSLTSSQLSASSQIIWDLKRPVPMNRLLQGDVGCGKTIVAFLACMEVIGSGYQVDHFMNILSFMVPTELLAIQHYEQLLNLLETMDEVQSKPSVALLTGSTPSKQSRMIRRNLQSGDISMVIGTHSLISENVEFSALRIAVVDEQQRFGVIQRGRFNSKLYHSPLSSRMSASNTDTSSEGDFHMAPHVLAMSATPIPRTLALALYGDMSLTQITDLPPGRVPVETYIFEGNYDGFEDVYKMMRDELEAGGRVYLVYPVIEQSEQLPQLRAAAADLEVISHRFQDYNCGLLHGKMKSDDKDEALKRFRSGVTHILLSTQVIEIGVDVPDASMMVVMNAERFGIAQLHQLRGRVGRGARKSKCLLVASTTSSLDRLKVLEKSSDGFYLANMDLLLRGPGDLLGKKQSGHLPEFPIARLEIDGNILQEAHAAALKVLGESHDLERFPSLKAELSMRQPLCLLGD; this is translated from the exons gTCCAAGCGCTCATGGATTATGATGGTTTTCATGATTTAATCGAGAATGAAACAGCTGCAAAACAATTTAGAGTGAATGCCAAAGATGATACAGATGATTTTGATGTCTCCTTGGCATGTAAAAGATTTCCATCCATTGTCTTGGGTAGTTCTCCTCCAGTGGAACTGTATGACGAGTCTGAAATTAACAGCCTTCTAGCAGCTAAAATTTTGGAAGGATTTCTTCCAAATGCTATGGGTGTGAAATGTGTTGATCCAGATACTCTTCATGAACAGTTGGCTTCTCCATACACTGAAAATGTGAACTCTTCCATGCCAAAAGAATTAAGAGGTGAAAGCTCATACATATTAAGTGAATTCAGGGAAGAAAATACATATacatcaaaagaaataaaagaagaaaatcttcACAGTTTGCCTTTATATTCTCCGGACATGACGTTGGaaactgaagaaaaaatagttccTAAAATTGGCATGGAAGAATACACTACCAAAGTGGAGCTTGAATCACAAGTAAATCTTGCATATCTTGATAAACCTATCAGTTGCTTACCTGGGTTAAGTACTAGGCAACGTCGTCAGCTGGAAAATTGTGGTTTTTACACG TTGCGGAAGTTGCTGCAACATTTTCCTCGAACCTATGCTGATTTGCAGAATGCACATTTTGGAATTGACGATGGACAGTATTTGATTTCTGTTGGGAAAGTAACATCTTCCAG GGCTGTTAAAGCCAGTTATTCACTAGCATTTGCTGAAGTGATTGTGGCTTGTGACATTATAAACAATGAATCTAAGCACTTGATTGATGACAACAATACTGGAGGAAAGAAAACGATTTATCTGCACCTTAAGAAATATTTTCGTGGCACCCGTTTTACTTGTCTACCATTTCTTAAAAAAGTCGAAGCGAAACATAAAGTGGGAGATGTTGTCTGCGTTAGTGGTAAG GTTAGAACCATGAGTACTAAAGGAGATCACTATGAAATAAGAGAATACAATATTGATGTGCTAAAAGACACAGAAGATTCATCTTCTATTGTGGAAGGGAGGCCATATCCTATATACCCTTCAAAAGGAGGCTTAAATCCTGACTTTCTTCGGGATACTATTTCAAG AGCTGTACGAGCCCTGCTTGCTGATGTTGATCCTATTCCAAAAGAAATCATTCAGGATTTTGGACTTTTACGTCTCCATGAA GCATATATAGGGATTCACCAGCCAAAAAATGCAGATGAGGCTGATTTAGCTCGCAAAAGGCTTATTTTTGATGAGTTCTTTTATCTACAG TTGGGGCGCTTATTTCAAATGCTTGAAGGTCTTGGTTCGCGAATGGAGAAAGATGGACTGCTGGACAAGTACAGTAAACCTGAGTTGAATGCTGTTTATGTGGAAGATTGGTCCAATCTCACCAAGAAATTCTTGAAGGCTCTTCCATATTCCCTTACTTCAAGCCAACTAAGTGCTTCTTCACAAATTATATGGGATCTGAAGCGACCAGTTCCCATGAATCGACTCTTACAG GGTGATGTTGGATGTGGGAAAACGATTGTAGCTTTTCTGGCTTGTATGGAGgttattggttctggttatCAGGTTGACCACTTCATGAACATATTAT CTTTCATGGTTCCAACTGAGTTGCTTGCGATCCAACATTATGAACAGTTACTTAATTTGCTAGAGACTATGGACGAAGTCCAGTCAAAGCCTTCTGTTGCTCTATTAACAGGATCAACCCCATCGAAACAATCACGGATGATTCGTAGG AATCTCCAAAGTGGAGACATCTCTATGGTCATTGGAACCCACAGTTTGATATCTGAGAATGTAGAATTCTCTGCTTTACGCATTGCTGTAGTAGATGAGCAACAACGCTTTGGTGTGATCCAGAGAGGAAGGTTTAATAGTAAG CTATACCATAGCCCTCTAAGTTCAAGAATGTCAGCATCCAACACAGATACATCTTCAGAAGGTGATTTCCATATGGCCCCACATGTTCTTGCCATGTCAGCCACTCCCATTCCAAGGACACTTGCTCTGGCATTATATGGAGATATGTCTTTAACACAA ataACTGACTTGCCTCCTGGAAGAGTTCCGGTTGAAACTTATATTTTTGAAGGAAATTATGATGGCTTTGAAGATGTCTACAAG ATGATGAGAGATGAGTTAGAGGCAGGGGGGAGAGTGTATCTCGTGTACCCAGTCATTGAACAATCAGAGCAACTGCCTCAGCTacgtgctgctgctgctgatctTGAAGTTATATCTCACAGGTTTCAGGATTACAACTGTGGGTTGTTACATGGAAAAATGAAGAGTGATGATAAAGATGAAGCGTTGAAACGATTCAGATCTGGTGTAACACATATACTGCTTTCCACTCAAGTAATTGAGATTGGTGTTGATGTCCCAGATGCATCTATGATGGTTGTTATGAATGCTGAAAGATTTGGAATAGCTCAGTTGCATCAACTTAGAGGACGAGTTGGACGTGGGGCAAGGAAGTCCAAATGTTTACTGGTAGCATCTACAACCAGCAGCCTTGACCGTCTGAAAGTGCTGGAGAAGTCATCAGATGGTTTTTACTTGGCAAATATGGATCTTCTTCTCCGTGGACCTGGCGACTTGCTCGGGAAAAAGCAATCTGGACATCTTCCAGAGTTTCCTATTGCCAGGTTGGAGATAGATGGGAATATTTTGCAAGAAGCACATGCTGCGGCACTG AAAGTTCTTGGTGAGTCTCATGACTTGGAGAGATTTCCATCACTCAAAGCGGAGCTTAGTATGCGACAACCATTATGTCTTCTTGGGGATTGA
- the LOC133697570 gene encoding ATP-dependent DNA helicase homolog RECG, chloroplastic isoform X2, producing MAPTLSAMGSFRICCSGKWPTTIVFFKAERGYRSALSRNMRFNNFVFRISKLPSCSKHTFVERLFKQAGKHGEQSISNRSKLLNRVQALMDYDGFHDLIENETAAKQFRVNAKDDTDDFDVSLACKRFPSIVLGSSPPVELYDESEINSLLAAKILEGFLPNAMGVKCVDPDTLHEQLASPYTENVNSSMPKELRGESSYILSEFREENTYTSKEIKEENLHSLPLYSPDMTLETEEKIVPKIGMEEYTTKVELESQVNLAYLDKPISCLPGLSTRQRRQLENCGFYTLRKLLQHFPRTYADLQNAHFGIDDGQYLISVGKVTSSRAVKASYSLAFAEVIVACDIINNESKHLIDDNNTGGKKTIYLHLKKYFRGTRFTCLPFLKKVEAKHKVGDVVCVSGKVRTMSTKGDHYEIREYNIDVLKDTEDSSSIVEGRPYPIYPSKGGLNPDFLRDTISRAVRALLADVDPIPKEIIQDFGLLRLHEAYIGIHQPKNADEADLARKRLIFDEFFYLQLGRLFQMLEGLGSRMEKDGLLDKYSKPELNAVYVEDWSNLTKKFLKALPYSLTSSQLSASSQIIWDLKRPVPMNRLLQGDVGCGKTIVAFLACMEVIGSGYQAAFMVPTELLAIQHYEQLLNLLETMDEVQSKPSVALLTGSTPSKQSRMIRRNLQSGDISMVIGTHSLISENVEFSALRIAVVDEQQRFGVIQRGRFNSKLYHSPLSSRMSASNTDTSSEGDFHMAPHVLAMSATPIPRTLALALYGDMSLTQITDLPPGRVPVETYIFEGNYDGFEDVYKMMRDELEAGGRVYLVYPVIEQSEQLPQLRAAAADLEVISHRFQDYNCGLLHGKMKSDDKDEALKRFRSGVTHILLSTQVIEIGVDVPDASMMVVMNAERFGIAQLHQLRGRVGRGARKSKCLLVASTTSSLDRLKVLEKSSDGFYLANMDLLLRGPGDLLGKKQSGHLPEFPIARLEIDGNILQEAHAAALKVLGESHDLERFPSLKAELSMRQPLCLLGD from the exons gTCCAAGCGCTCATGGATTATGATGGTTTTCATGATTTAATCGAGAATGAAACAGCTGCAAAACAATTTAGAGTGAATGCCAAAGATGATACAGATGATTTTGATGTCTCCTTGGCATGTAAAAGATTTCCATCCATTGTCTTGGGTAGTTCTCCTCCAGTGGAACTGTATGACGAGTCTGAAATTAACAGCCTTCTAGCAGCTAAAATTTTGGAAGGATTTCTTCCAAATGCTATGGGTGTGAAATGTGTTGATCCAGATACTCTTCATGAACAGTTGGCTTCTCCATACACTGAAAATGTGAACTCTTCCATGCCAAAAGAATTAAGAGGTGAAAGCTCATACATATTAAGTGAATTCAGGGAAGAAAATACATATacatcaaaagaaataaaagaagaaaatcttcACAGTTTGCCTTTATATTCTCCGGACATGACGTTGGaaactgaagaaaaaatagttccTAAAATTGGCATGGAAGAATACACTACCAAAGTGGAGCTTGAATCACAAGTAAATCTTGCATATCTTGATAAACCTATCAGTTGCTTACCTGGGTTAAGTACTAGGCAACGTCGTCAGCTGGAAAATTGTGGTTTTTACACG TTGCGGAAGTTGCTGCAACATTTTCCTCGAACCTATGCTGATTTGCAGAATGCACATTTTGGAATTGACGATGGACAGTATTTGATTTCTGTTGGGAAAGTAACATCTTCCAG GGCTGTTAAAGCCAGTTATTCACTAGCATTTGCTGAAGTGATTGTGGCTTGTGACATTATAAACAATGAATCTAAGCACTTGATTGATGACAACAATACTGGAGGAAAGAAAACGATTTATCTGCACCTTAAGAAATATTTTCGTGGCACCCGTTTTACTTGTCTACCATTTCTTAAAAAAGTCGAAGCGAAACATAAAGTGGGAGATGTTGTCTGCGTTAGTGGTAAG GTTAGAACCATGAGTACTAAAGGAGATCACTATGAAATAAGAGAATACAATATTGATGTGCTAAAAGACACAGAAGATTCATCTTCTATTGTGGAAGGGAGGCCATATCCTATATACCCTTCAAAAGGAGGCTTAAATCCTGACTTTCTTCGGGATACTATTTCAAG AGCTGTACGAGCCCTGCTTGCTGATGTTGATCCTATTCCAAAAGAAATCATTCAGGATTTTGGACTTTTACGTCTCCATGAA GCATATATAGGGATTCACCAGCCAAAAAATGCAGATGAGGCTGATTTAGCTCGCAAAAGGCTTATTTTTGATGAGTTCTTTTATCTACAG TTGGGGCGCTTATTTCAAATGCTTGAAGGTCTTGGTTCGCGAATGGAGAAAGATGGACTGCTGGACAAGTACAGTAAACCTGAGTTGAATGCTGTTTATGTGGAAGATTGGTCCAATCTCACCAAGAAATTCTTGAAGGCTCTTCCATATTCCCTTACTTCAAGCCAACTAAGTGCTTCTTCACAAATTATATGGGATCTGAAGCGACCAGTTCCCATGAATCGACTCTTACAG GGTGATGTTGGATGTGGGAAAACGATTGTAGCTTTTCTGGCTTGTATGGAGgttattggttctggttatCAG GCAGCTTTCATGGTTCCAACTGAGTTGCTTGCGATCCAACATTATGAACAGTTACTTAATTTGCTAGAGACTATGGACGAAGTCCAGTCAAAGCCTTCTGTTGCTCTATTAACAGGATCAACCCCATCGAAACAATCACGGATGATTCGTAGG AATCTCCAAAGTGGAGACATCTCTATGGTCATTGGAACCCACAGTTTGATATCTGAGAATGTAGAATTCTCTGCTTTACGCATTGCTGTAGTAGATGAGCAACAACGCTTTGGTGTGATCCAGAGAGGAAGGTTTAATAGTAAG CTATACCATAGCCCTCTAAGTTCAAGAATGTCAGCATCCAACACAGATACATCTTCAGAAGGTGATTTCCATATGGCCCCACATGTTCTTGCCATGTCAGCCACTCCCATTCCAAGGACACTTGCTCTGGCATTATATGGAGATATGTCTTTAACACAA ataACTGACTTGCCTCCTGGAAGAGTTCCGGTTGAAACTTATATTTTTGAAGGAAATTATGATGGCTTTGAAGATGTCTACAAG ATGATGAGAGATGAGTTAGAGGCAGGGGGGAGAGTGTATCTCGTGTACCCAGTCATTGAACAATCAGAGCAACTGCCTCAGCTacgtgctgctgctgctgatctTGAAGTTATATCTCACAGGTTTCAGGATTACAACTGTGGGTTGTTACATGGAAAAATGAAGAGTGATGATAAAGATGAAGCGTTGAAACGATTCAGATCTGGTGTAACACATATACTGCTTTCCACTCAAGTAATTGAGATTGGTGTTGATGTCCCAGATGCATCTATGATGGTTGTTATGAATGCTGAAAGATTTGGAATAGCTCAGTTGCATCAACTTAGAGGACGAGTTGGACGTGGGGCAAGGAAGTCCAAATGTTTACTGGTAGCATCTACAACCAGCAGCCTTGACCGTCTGAAAGTGCTGGAGAAGTCATCAGATGGTTTTTACTTGGCAAATATGGATCTTCTTCTCCGTGGACCTGGCGACTTGCTCGGGAAAAAGCAATCTGGACATCTTCCAGAGTTTCCTATTGCCAGGTTGGAGATAGATGGGAATATTTTGCAAGAAGCACATGCTGCGGCACTG AAAGTTCTTGGTGAGTCTCATGACTTGGAGAGATTTCCATCACTCAAAGCGGAGCTTAGTATGCGACAACCATTATGTCTTCTTGGGGATTGA